A stretch of DNA from Catenulispora acidiphila DSM 44928:
CCGCTCCGAACGCCCGCTCGCTCCCGCCGCTCCGCACGAGCAACCGGCCGTCCCCGTCCAACCCCACCGCTTCACCCTCCACCGGTGCGCCCCCGGGAAGCTCCACCCGCACCCGCCGCCCAAGCGTGGCGCAGGAAGCGACATACGCCGAGGCCAACCCCGACGCCATCGGGTCACCCCCGGTGACACTCCAGTCCGTGTACCAGCGCTCGATCTCCCGCAGCACAGAGCGCAGAACAGTGTCCCGATCCGCAGCCTTAGCACCCTCCAGCACCAGCGACGTCGCATGCCCGGCCGGCAGCTCATCACGCCGCAACGAGACGTTGAGCCCCACCCCCACCACAGCCGCCGGCCCCGAGGACGTCTCGACCCGCTCGACGAGAATCCCCCCGAGCTTCCGCGCAGCGCCATACGCGTGCGCGGCAGTGTCCTTATTACTGTCGGCATCACTGTCGGCGCCATCATCACTGTCGGCGTCATCCACCACGATCAGATCATTCGGCCACTTCAACCGCACCGGCACCCCGCTCACAGCCTCCACCGCCGTCCGCACCGCGGTCCCCGCCAACAACGGCAACCACCCCCACCGAGCCGGCGCCACATCCCCCGGCCGCACCAACACCGACAAGAACAACCCCGACCGAGCCGGCGCACTCCAAGTCCGCCCCAACCGCCCCCGCCCCGCACTCTGAGCCTCAGCCACCAAGACGAACCCCTCGCCCTCCCCACCCCGAGCCGCATCCGCCACATCCGCATTCGTGGACCCGGTCTCCCGCACCACCTCGATGCGCCGCCAGAGCCCCCCGGGCCGCACGACGGCCTTGTTCACCGCCAGCTCACGCAGCGGTGGGCGGTCGAGATCCGTGTAAGGCGATTGACGTCCTTCACCCTCCGCGTCGGTCACTTCTGAATCCCTTCGCTTCGGTGGGTTCCTGTTTCATTGAAGACTGCCGGAACACGTTCCGGTCTTACGCCTTCTCCACAGGCGTTTAGCCTCTCCCTGCGTCCCAGGGCGAGGATGTTCCGGGCGGCATTCACGTCACGATCATGACGCATCCCGCAGGACGAGCAGTCCCACTCCCGAACACGGAGCGGCATGTGCTCGACGCGAAAGCCGCAGTGCGAGCAGGTCTTCGTCGTCGGCGCAAACCGATCGATCTTGGCGAATTCCCTTCCATACAGCGCTGCCTTGTACTCCACCATGTCCACAAACCTGGTCCAGCCGGCGTCATGGATCGATTTCGCCAGCCTGGTCCGTCCGAGCGCCGCCGCTTCAATCGGGCCTTTTACCGGTTCGCAGAGCCTTTCTGCTTAGGGGGCAACTCCCGGTGCGGCCGTTTGAGCTTCCGCTCCGCCTGCCGGAGGAACCGCGGCGCCTGAATCCTGTCCCCACCCGACGCCATGCCGAAATATGTGAGCCCCAGGTCGATGCCGCATTCGGCGTCCACGCGCGGCAGCAGCCGCCTCGCGACCTCGACCGCGAACGACGCCCAGTAGCGGTCAGCGGCACCGACTTTCGCGACGGAGAGCTTGCCGTCGTCCCGAAGCCTGAAGGCGTTCGACGTCAGCCGAATCGACTGCCGTGAGTCGCGCTTGGATTTGAAGCGCGGAAGGCCTACCACCGGTCCCCGCCGCTCGCCACGCTGCGCTGCGAAAAACGCGCTGTAGGCACGATTCAGGTCACGCAGGGACTGGATGAGGGCGACCGAGGACACCTCAGCCAGCCAAGCCCGCTGCGGCGTCCGTTTGCCTTGCGTGATCACACGCTTCTGCAGCTCGCCGTCGTCAATGAAACCCCGCCCGGCGGCGAACGCCTCCTGCCGCAGTCGCAGTCCGTCGTTGTACACCACCCGGGCGCAACCGAACGCCTTGGCGAGCGCAGCTCGCTGCCCGGCGTCCGGATACATCCGGTATCGGTAGCGCAACAGCATGCGCTCGATGCTATGGCTGCCCGGGGCGGCGACGGCGAACATACGCGCGAAAGCAACCTGAACGAGTGATCGATCGGACGCCCGTCACCGACCGGTGCGTGTGGACAGAATCACGGTCTGCTGCCCGGGGCATCGTGCCTGATACGCATTACAGTGACCACGTGACTGACGCCGAAGCCCACGCACCCCACACCACGGCGGGCAAGCTAGCGGAGCTCCGCTCCCGCCTCGACACCGCGATCCATGCCGGCAACGAGCGCGCGGTGGAGAAGCAGCACGCCAAGGGGAAGATGACGGCCCGGGAGCGGATCGAGTATCTGCTCGACGACGGTTCCTTCATGGAGCTGGACGAGCTGGCGGTGCACCGCTCGGCGCGTTTCGGGATGGAGCGGAACCGGCCCTACACCGACGGTGTGGTCACCGGGTTCGGGACCGTGGACGGCCGGCAGGTGTGCGTGTTCTCGCAGGACGTCACGCTGTTCGGCGGGGCGCTGGGCGAGGTGTACGGCGAGAAGATCGTCAAGGTGCTGGACCTGGCGCTGAAGCTGGGCTGCCCGATCGTCGGGATCAACGAGGGCGGCGGCGCGCGCATCCAGGAGGGCGTCGTCTCCCTGGGGCTGTACGGCGAGATCTTCCGGCGCAACGTGCTGGCCTCCGGGGTCATCCCGCAGATCTCGCTGATCATGGGCGCGGCGGCCGGCGGGCACGTCTACTCCCCGGCGCTGACCGACTTCGTGGTGATGGTCGACCAGACCTCGCAGATGTTCATCACCGGCCCGGACGTCATCAAGACCGTCACCGGCGAGGACGTCTCGATGGAGGACCTGGGCGGCGCCCGGGCGCACAACACCAAGTCCGGCAACGCGCACTACATGGGCGCCGACGAGAAGGACGCCATCGACTACGTCAAGGGCCTGCTGTCCTTCCTGCCGAGCAACAACCTCGAGGACGCCCCCGAGTACGGCGTGCTCGCCGACCTGGAGCCCACGGCCGAGGACCGCGAGCTGGACACGCTGGTCCCGGACTCGGCGAACCAGCCCTACGACATCCACCGGGTCATCGAGCACGTCCTGGACGACGCCGACTTCCTGGAAGTGCAGTCGCTGTTCGCCCCGAACATCGTCGTCGGCTTCGGCCGGGTCGAGG
This window harbors:
- a CDS encoding biotin--[acetyl-CoA-carboxylase] ligase, coding for MTDAEGEGRQSPYTDLDRPPLRELAVNKAVVRPGGLWRRIEVVRETGSTNADVADAARGGEGEGFVLVAEAQSAGRGRLGRTWSAPARSGLFLSVLVRPGDVAPARWGWLPLLAGTAVRTAVEAVSGVPVRLKWPNDLIVVDDADSDDGADSDADSNKDTAAHAYGAARKLGGILVERVETSSGPAAVVGVGLNVSLRRDELPAGHATSLVLEGAKAADRDTVLRSVLREIERWYTDWSVTGGDPMASGLASAYVASCATLGRRVRVELPGGAPVEGEAVGLDGDGRLLVRSGGSERAFGAGDVVHLR
- a CDS encoding acyl-CoA carboxylase subunit beta; this encodes MTDAEAHAPHTTAGKLAELRSRLDTAIHAGNERAVEKQHAKGKMTARERIEYLLDDGSFMELDELAVHRSARFGMERNRPYTDGVVTGFGTVDGRQVCVFSQDVTLFGGALGEVYGEKIVKVLDLALKLGCPIVGINEGGGARIQEGVVSLGLYGEIFRRNVLASGVIPQISLIMGAAAGGHVYSPALTDFVVMVDQTSQMFITGPDVIKTVTGEDVSMEDLGGARAHNTKSGNAHYMGADEKDAIDYVKGLLSFLPSNNLEDAPEYGVLADLEPTAEDRELDTLVPDSANQPYDIHRVIEHVLDDADFLEVQSLFAPNIVVGFGRVEGRTVGIVANQPMQLAGCLDIDASEKAARFVRTCDAFNVPVITFVDVPGFLPGTDQEWNGIIRRGAKLIYAYAEATVPLLTIITRKAFGGAYDVMGSKHLGADLNVAWPTAQIAVMGAQGAVNILYRKELAASEDPAAERARLIQEYEDELLNPYDAAERGYVDSVIEPSQTRPYVIKALRALRSKRETLPPKKHGNIPL
- a CDS encoding RNA-guided endonuclease InsQ/TnpB family protein, with the protein product MLLRYRYRMYPDAGQRAALAKAFGCARVVYNDGLRLRQEAFAAGRGFIDDGELQKRVITQGKRTPQRAWLAEVSSVALIQSLRDLNRAYSAFFAAQRGERRGPVVGLPRFKSKRDSRQSIRLTSNAFRLRDDGKLSVAKVGAADRYWASFAVEVARRLLPRVDAECGIDLGLTYFGMASGGDRIQAPRFLRQAERKLKRPHRELPPKQKGSANR
- a CDS encoding transposase, with the protein product MVEYKAALYGREFAKIDRFAPTTKTCSHCGFRVEHMPLRVREWDCSSCGMRHDRDVNAARNILALGRRERLNACGEGVRPERVPAVFNETGTHRSEGIQK